Proteins co-encoded in one Daphnia carinata strain CSIRO-1 chromosome 3, CSIRO_AGI_Dcar_HiC_V3, whole genome shotgun sequence genomic window:
- the LOC130693671 gene encoding pseudouridylate synthase RPUSD4, mitochondrial-like, whose protein sequence is MALNATRILFTIAPIRWNRKASSAYRLQSLFTNSQVSQNNEHAFWDSEGSVVVDQAKQTRDLKYHVVGKQKESKNEDSEIVRITSFGHVRLDLDNPPIEHKDHDTAKEPDSLNFIDNQFFGSQLSTKETPQLTKENPKFQASNVPLDTNPVDQQYFYPYSAETEKTVKVLHAPSASELEFEENEVDDQYFGKKSATSAPQAPLGKVSAYTYLKSLQGINALSLNSKTNDSANNDDKSTKKIYEEMVPNLYKMPNDDIVFLLKKSIIYNKDGIVALDKPYGLVSTDADGNATIVLTKLLPALSRVLRVEKLYTVHRLDRDTTGVLLLASNQVVANKLNKLFFDQQIKKKYVTITKGIPHIREGTISIPLTEKSMGERQRMTLRPVQVHSKDSVASSKYNAKGKSFHAVTHFKVKKSSVGAAFVELEPETGVRHQLRVHLSEGLNCPILGDHKYSHDDKYAPQKLPQTMLDLLAVKQSKVRNIPMHLHASSIVIPGFGEEGKELYINSPLPKFFRYTMKKLKLFRPRTE, encoded by the exons ATGGCTCTTAATGCAACTCGCATTCTCTTTACCATAGCTCCGATTCGGTGGAATAGAAAAGCAAGTTCAGCCTACAGACTTCAGTCCCTTTTTACAAATTCTCAAGTTTCCCAGAACAATGAACATGCTTTCTGGGACAGTGAAGGATCAGTAGTAGTTGATCAAGCAAAACAAACCAGAGATTTGAAGTACCATGTTGTTGGGAAACAAAAGGAATCGAAGAACGAAGATTCTGAAATTGTTAGAATAACCAGCTTTGGGCATGTAAGGTTAGATCTGGATAATCCACCAATTGAACACAAAGATCATGATACTGCTAAAGAACCAGATTCgctaaattttattgacaatcaGTTTTTTGGAAGCCAATTGTCTACAAAGGAAACTCCACAactcacaaaagaaaaccctaAATTTCAAGCATCAAATGTTCCGCTTGACACAAATCCTGTTGATCAGCAATATTTTTATCCCTATTCTGCTGAAACAGAAAAGACAGTTAAAGTGTTACATGCACCATCTGCCTCAGAGCTTGAATTTGAGGAAAATGAAGTTGATGATCAATattttggaaagaaaagtgCCACAAGTGCACCACAAGCACCGCTAGGGAAAGTGTCTGCCTATACCTACCTGAAATCCTTACAAGGCATAAATGCATTGAGTTTGAACAGTAAAACTAATGACTCAGCAAACAATGATGATAAAAGcaccaaaaaaatatatgaagaGATGGTTCCTAATTTATATAAAATGCCAAATGACGATATTGTTTTCCTGTTGAAAAAATCCATAATTTACAATAAAG ATGGGATTGTTGCCTTAGACAAACCATACGGATTGGTATCGACAGATGCTGATGGAAATGCAACAATTGTTCTCACTAAACTGCTCCCAGCTCTAAGTAGAGTTTTGCGCGTAGAAAAACTATACACTGTCCATAGACTTGACCGTGACACAACAG GGGTTTTGCTTTTAGCCTCAAATCAAGTTGTTGCTAACAAGCTGAACAAACTGTTTTTCGAtcaacaaataaagaaaaaatatgtgACCATCACAAAAGGAATTCCTCATATCAGAGAAG ggACCATTAGTATTCCCCTTACAGAAAAAAGTATGGGTGAAAGACAACGCATGACACTCAGACCAGTTCAAGTGCACAGCAAAGATTCTGTAGCAAGTAGCAAGTATAACGCTAAAGGAAAATCGTTTCACGCGGTCACCCATTTTAAA GTGAAAAAGTCATCCGTAGGCGCCGCTTTCGTGGAACTAGAACCTGAAACTGGAGTTCGGCATCAACTGCGAGTTCATTTAAGTGAAGGCCTTAACTGCCCGATACTGGGTGATCATAAGTATTCACATGACGATAAGTACGCCCCCCAAAAGCTACCGCAAACTATGCTGGATCTTTTAGCCGTCAAACAGTCAAAAGTCAGAAATATTCCGATGCATCTTCATGCATCTTCCATTGTTATTCCGGGATTTGGTGAAGAAGGGAAAGAGCTCTATATTAACTCTCCGCTACCCAAATTTTTCCGATATACtatgaagaaattgaaattatttaggccaAGAACAGAATAA
- the LOC130693673 gene encoding uncharacterized protein LOC130693673, producing MCCKLNRFCCCAFSLQTGTKVIANVYLLIEILVLTYLGISEYTGLFSSTDLITMVSLAMLSTILVLISATKDSKASFLMPWLFMCAILILGGMGYVGWIVIQTGGHAVIIFGFMLVGLAGLEVAVVTIAWVIGAGIFLYNWLIVFSYYHHLMEKKRQPFEEDAASISYIKYP from the exons ATGTGCTGTAAATTGAACCGATTTTGTTGCTGTGCCTTTTCGTTGCAAACGGGTACCAAAGTCATCGCCAATGTTTATCTG CTAATTGAGATTCTAGTGCTGACGTACTTGGGGATATCAGAGTACACAGGATTATTTTCCTCTACAG ATTTAATCACGATGGTTTCATTAGCCATGTTGAGCACGATCCTGGTTCTCATCTCTGCCACAAAGGATAGCAAAGCATCGTTTCTAATGCCTTGGCTCTTCATGTGCGCCATTTTGATTCTTGGTGGAATGGGTTACGTTGGATGGATCGTCATTCAAACTGGAGGTCACGCAGTCATCATCTTTGGCTTCATGTTGGTCGGATTAGCTGGTCTCGAAGTGGCAGTTGTTACAATAGCTTGGGTTATTGGAGCAG GCATTTTTTTGTATAACTGGTTGATTGTCTTCAGTTACTACCATCACctaatggaaaagaaaagacagcCATTCGAGGAAGATGCTGCCTCCATTAGTTACATAAAATATCCTTGA
- the LOC130693680 gene encoding uncharacterized protein LOC130693680: protein MPVYFDGYKHPSSNKMSWKLDQFCCGCSLRTGTKVIGSLFLLGGVSVLVYALVEISSFNFRGGDALPNQPHPKLPIVSVVMSVVAIVFSIPVLFTSNINPNPRLLVPLLVINILSSLTVIAFFLYLAIVKSMTSGVDDIVGNIIIAAGLISGAVWLYFWLIIYSFYHELGAMKEQPLLDQQT, encoded by the exons ATGCCTGTGTATTTCGATGGTTACAAGCACCCAAGTAGTAATAAAATGTCTTGGAAACTTGATCAATTCTGTTGTGGGTGCTCACTTCGAACTGGCACCAAAGTAATCGGCTCACTGTTTTTG CTGGGTGGAGTTTCGGTACTCGTTTACGCGTTAGTCGAAATTTCTAGTTTCAATTTTCGAGGTGGGGATGCTTTACCT AACCAACCTCACCCAAAACTGCCAATTGTGAGTGTCGTCATGTCGGTAGTGGCGattgttttttcaattcctGTTTTGTTTACGTCGAATATAAATCCAAATCCGAGACTTCTCGTGCCTTTGCTTGTGATCAACATCCTGTCATCACTTACAGTGATTGCattctttttatatttggCTATAGTTAAATCAATGACATCAGGTGTAGACGACATTGTCGGGAACATAATCATAGCTGCAGGTCTCATTTCAGGAG CTGTTTGGTTGTACTTTTGGTTGATAATCTACAGCTTCTATCATGAACTGGGAGCAATGAAAGAGCAACCGCTTCTCGACCAGCAAACTTAA
- the LOC130693670 gene encoding acyl-CoA dehydrogenase family member 11-like, protein MFSVLQKKIASPVLYTFPIKHLSLTSINCNTSVGIPFAKAKEGSFVQDAPHLENSFEGDAFLKRNLERLLPNEVYSDVKKELSVFGARVATDIYRLGRECELNPPYMKLKDAWANPHNRVVTCESWKELKRLSAREGIVALAYERNPKHQGFSRLIQMSKNYLYYPSSGLYSCPLAMTDGAAKTLEVSGLKDHEAYRNLTSRDPERFWTSGQWMTEKRGGSDVAGGTETLAVQDPSSKNMYRLYGYKFFSSATDADVALTLARIVDPSTGKTTAGTRGLSLFLVHVDQPSNLHLIRLKEKLGTKQLPTGELLLDGMNAELLSPPGRGVASISHMLNITRLHNASGSVSAMRRIISLARDYSNRRVAFGKPIRNHPLHVRTLADMELECRAGFILFAEAARLLSLEESGAASNDQQQLLRLLLPLLKLYTGKQCIKVVSEGLESFGGQGYMEDTGIPVILRDAQVTPIWEGTTNILSLDVLRAVAKTEGQVLIAYYQRIQGVLDSSANPSLSECYSLLERYRSQLLSFAQNNPDKLEYVARDFAFGLARTLAGALLLEHASWSGAVESDVAAAERWLTQRDLVAQSLVVEQISNRCLTSFQKLDEALVFDGYDAKHLLSPLF, encoded by the exons ATGTTTTCggttctacaaaaaaaaattgcatctCCCGTCTTGTATACATTCCCAATTAAACATCTTAGCTTAACTTCTATTAATTGTAATACCTCCGTCGGTATTCCATTTGCCAAAGCCAAAGAGGGGAGTTTTGTACAGGATGCACCACATCTGGAAAATTCTTTTGAAGGGGACGCATTCCTAAAGAGAAACTTAGAGCGTCTTTTGCCGAATGAA GTGTACAGTGATGTGAAAAAGGAATTGTCAGTCTTTGGTGCTCGTGTAGCTACAGACATCTACAG GTTGGGTAGAGAATGTGAACTGAATCCTCCATATATGAAGCTTAAAGATGCCTGGGCAAATCCTCATAACAGAGTTG TTACTTGTGAATCTTGGAAGGAACTGAAAAGATTGTCTGCTAGAGAGGGCATTGTTGCACTAGCATATGAGAGGAATCCAAAGCACCAAGGGTTTAGCCGCTTAATTCAGATGTCAAAAAATTATCTCTATTATCCTTCATCAGGACTCTATAGCTGCCCTTTAGCAATGACCGATGGGGCTGCGAAAACTTTAGAG GTGAGTGGATTGAAAGATCATGAAGCTTATAGGAATTTAACATCAAGGGATCCGGAGAGATTTTGGACATCTGGCCAGTGGATGACGGAAAAAAGAG GTGGTTCGGATGTGGCGGGTGGAACTGAAACTCTGGCAGTACAAGACCCAAGCTCCAAAAATATGTACAGGCTTTATGGCTACAAATTTTTCAGTTCAGCGACCGATGCCGATGTAGCTTTGACGTTGGCTCGCATAGTAGATCCATCTACAGGCAAAACTACAGCA GGAACTAGAGGATTGTCATTGTTCCTTGTCCATGTGGACCAACCGAGCAACTTGCACCTAATCCGCCTGAAGGAAAAATTGGGTACTAAGCAATTGCCTACTGGCGAGCTTTTACTGGATGGGATGAATGCTGAGTTATTAAGTCCACCTGGCCGAGGGGTTGCTTCAATTTCTCACATGCTGAACATTACTAGACTACACAATGCATCCGGATCAGTCTCGGCAATGCGACG GATCATCAGCTTAGCTCGGGATTATAGTAATAGGCGGGTTGCATTTGGAAAACCCATTCGTAATCACCCGTTGCACGTCCGCACGCTGGCAGACATGGAACTAGAATGCAGAGCTGGGTTTATCTTGTTTGCAGAAGCTGCACGTTTGCTCAGCTTAGAAGAAAGTGGAGCAGCCAGTAATGATCAGCAACAATTACTCCGTCTGCTTCTCCCACTCCTCAAACTGTATACAGGAAAACAATGTATAAAAGTTGTTTCCGAAGGGCTTGAATCGTTCGGGGGTCAAGGATACATGGAAGATACAG GCATTCCAGTAATTTTACGTGACGCTCAG GTAACACCTATTTGGGAAGGCACGACCAACATCTTGAGCTTGGATGTACTTCGTGCAGTGGCTAAAACTGAAGGACAAGTTCTGATTGCGTATTACCAAAGGATCCAAGGTGTCCTCGATTCTTCCGCAAACCCGTCTCTATCTGAGTGTTACTCTCTGCTAGAGCGATACCGTTCCCAATTACTATCTTTTGCTCAGAATAACCCGGACAAGTTGGAGTATGTCGCACGTGACTTTGCTTTTGGCCTGGCTCGTACTCTGGCCGGCGCTTTGCTCCTGGAACATGCTTCTTGGAGTGGGGCAGTCGAAAGTGATGTTGCGGCCGCCGAGCGTTGGCTCACACAACGTGATCTTGTTGCTCAATCACTGGTTGTAGAACAAATCAGTAACCGATGTCTCACGTCATTCCAGAAACTTGATGAGGCTTTAGTTTTTGATGGGTACGATGCGAAACATTTGCTTTCGCCTCTGTTCTAA
- the LOC130693674 gene encoding uncharacterized protein LOC130693674, translating into MALCKLTQCCCGCSLQTGTKVIGVWFLIGATGGFIQAFSQMLASFDRDDGDRMLLDSISWMIGSIAAMAATVSVQVAAWNNRHPVLIVPWLVLKSVSLTVGIAFVSYMGIMSIRGNGSSSGIVYFAGAFIATAIVSYSWLVIYSYYQELVATGKKLVKCDEENEMKFGEC; encoded by the exons ATGGCACTGTGCAAATTGACTCAATGCTGTTGCGGTTGCTCGCTCCAAACAGGAACCAAAGTGATTGGCGTATGGTTTTTG ATAGGTGCAACTGGAGGATTTATTCAGGCTTTTAGTCAGATGCTTGCAAGTTTCGATCGAGATGATG GAGACCGTATGCTTCTCGACTCCATCAGCTGGATGATCGGATCAATTGCTGCGATGGCAGCCACTGTTTCTGTACAAGTAGCCGCCTGGAACAACCGCCATCCTGTGCTCATCGTACCTTGGCTCGTATTAAAATCCGTATCTTTAACTGTAGGCATTGCCTTCGTGTCCTACATGGGTATTATGTCAATAAGAGGTAATGGCAGTTCCAGTGGTATTGTGTACTTTGCTGGTGCCTTTATTGCAACAG CCATAGTTTCCTATTCCTGGTTGGTAATCTACAGTTATTACCAAGAACTAGTCGCGACTGGGAAGAAGTTAGTGAAATGCGACGAAGAGAATGAGATGAAATTTGGCGAATGTTAA
- the LOC130693679 gene encoding uncharacterized protein LOC130693679, with protein MCGNLNQCCTHEPWLRLGAIIVGVLCVTLGITALILASFGATFFLPYYTGNMKFLSMFLILVVMGLNMIVCSVLLLVAAVKNRNQKLLLPWLTVGASIFTIGINIIYLLLNLVACIGPSSIVAILFWLVVYCYYQQLEKTQHEKKFTQFIF; from the exons ATGTGCGGCAATCTGAACCAGTGCTGTACTCACGAGCCTTGGCTACGACTAGGCGCCATTATTGTTGGCGTTTTATGCGTG ACTCTGGGAATTACGGCCCTTATTCTTGCTTCGTTTGGTGCCACCTTCTTCTTGCCATACTACACAG GGAACATGAAGTTCCTATCCATGTTCTTGATATTGGTTGTCATGGGGCTGAACATGATTGTTTGTTCAGTTTTGCTTCTGGTTGCTGCTGTAAAAAACCGTAATCAAAAGCTTCTTCTGCCCTGGCTTACTGTTGGAGCATCGATATTCACCATTGGAATAAATATCATTTATCTCCTGTTAAATCTGGTAGCTTGCATTGGTCCTAGCAGCATCGTCG CGATTTTATTCTGGCTGGTGGTCTACTGCTACTATCAACAGCTAGAGAAAACTCAACACGAAAAGAAGTTCACTCAATTCATCTTCTAG